A region of Haliotis asinina isolate JCU_RB_2024 chromosome 7, JCU_Hal_asi_v2, whole genome shotgun sequence DNA encodes the following proteins:
- the LOC137291442 gene encoding guanine nucleotide-exchange factor SEC12-like codes for MAPQKGTLLSTTDFPLYAVRSLGDRHFLVAGGGGQAKTGVPNAVEIYELKLSDNKVLSASLCRHDTGLQAVMNCDTFYDGRNHYLATGQDDECHTYSLKYKVVSPEKQPESKEAKVRKRKGETENSSKEKSNDTKHITFDIEPMKHVTTDFAKDGSFQKVVRFGADHSILATGGADGFIRVWQYPDMKKVYEVKAHNSDIDDLDVSPCGKHIVTVSRDNTGSVWKAKEGKKVSDLVFKKQPAEQYRYRCCRYGCIEGNKAKFNLYTLSIPSKRSSKPSPCYVTLWDPSTFKPKKHTSTGTDVSSSLAVSDDGIYLGVGTISGSVSVYVSFSLQRLYHVKEAHSIFVTGVEFMPSSEGARAVTGGQDFTLLSISADNTIKIHQVAPRGSYSAAWLIVGTLAIIYVIFWLMSSFGI; via the exons ATGGCGCCGCAGAAGGGCACTCTGCTGTCAACAACAGATTTTCCGCTGTATGCGGTACGGTCTCTTGGAGATCGACACTTTCTTGTAGCAGGAGGGGGTGGTCAGGCTAAAACAGGTGTTCCTAATGCTGTT GAAATATATGAGCTGAAGTTGTCTGATAACAAGGTTTTGTCAGCAAGTCTGTGTCGCCATGATACTGGACTTCAGGCGGTCATGAACTGTGATACCTTCTATGATGGGCGTAACCATTACCTAGCAACAGGACAGGATGATGAATGCCACACATACTCCCTCAAATACAAAGTTGTTTCTCCAGAAAAACAGCCAG AATCCAAGGAAGCCAAGGTCAGAAAAAGAAAAGGCGAAACTGAAAATTCCTCAAAAGAGAAAAGCAATGATACCAAgcatatcacttttgacattgaACCAATGAAACATGTTACTACAGACTTTGCTAAAGATGGCAGTTTTCAGAAAGTGGTACGATTTGGTGCCGACCATTCTATTCTTGCAACAGGAGGAGCTGATGGGTTCATCAGAGTGTGGCAG TATCCAGACATGAAAAAGGTCTACGAAGTGAAAGCTCATAACAGTGACATTGATGACCTGGATGTCAGCCCATGTGGAAAACAC ATAGTTACAGTGTCCAGAGACAACACAGGTTCTGTGTGGAAAGCCAAAGAAGGGAAGAAAGTGTCTGACCTGGTGTTTAAGAAACAACCAGCTGAACAATATAGATATAGATGTTGTAG ATATGGGTGTATTGAAGGCAACAAAGCCAAATTCAACTTGTATACTCTGAGCATACCAAGCAAAAGATCTTCCAAACCCTCACCATGCTATGTGACATTATGGGATCCCAGCACATTTAAACCCAAGAAACATACCAGCACAGGGACTGACGTTTCATCATCATTAGCAGTCAG CGATGATGGTATCTACCTTGGTGTTGGAACAATATCTGGAAgtgtgtctgtttatgtatcatTTAGTTTACAG AGGTTGTACCATGTGAAAGAGGCTCACAGTATATTTGTAACTGGGGTGGAGTTCATGCCCAGCTCTGAAGGGGCCCGTGCTGTGACAGGGGGCCAAGATTTTACACTGCTCAGCATTTCTGCAGACAACACCATCAAGATACACCAAGTTGCACCAAGAG gCTCCTACAGTGCTGCATGGCTCATTGTCGGAACACTCGCCATCATCTATGTTATCTTCTGGCTAATGTCATCTTTTGGTATTTGA
- the LOC137291684 gene encoding centrosome and spindle pole associated protein 1-like, which produces MYETTTTHYSGYRPGGHYLTSLDVGEYGERASAKKRRQNLYKEDLQLQMAERNAAKQRERIQDMSVNASGYLDPEKGPERLKPLGGTDWTQYRSRWDSRVRPYHTLFLYDENKRPRAPPPVVVHGSISPSPTVTVPVRVVPQASSPVRRVIWQGSPRTARVDYSPRPMSLPSYSEPRARPREPIVSSEKPNLGTLDPPHRLNFTAPVPAPAPLSYRAPMDSGYGIMAARDISLVPQVPLVQPLQPIHYPDTRPIIIQQPAPAIPWQGPKYNPIQLEVPVKSSALLPEPKYRAAIDKPLDDLNDKLEEARLKIKLERDNEEHKRRLQRELDENQRRLRDSEAEARRRLEELRLESENRRREAERQRREWERLMRLKELERPRSIPTVVVKPGSGRNRLLDDMDLYRQKLREERRMIEELLMNRRPIEPGKLDIKVVRKNKERQVDIPPTPKTDDNANPENVHVFTDLKHRDYRSRREFRSIFPEVPYTNMKLEWQQGALLKQQEEALRALRGAKTDSEKQVIMKKYFFTRPVWMDREITPFARTRKYRGCGTSVDIESRLGRIDEVSDGLRFRDHRPSSADTLNDDTWLRPSSADV; this is translated from the exons ATGTATGAAACGACGACTACACACTACTCGGGTTACAGACCTGGCGGGCACTACCTCACATCACTTGATGTCGGAG AATATGGCGAGAGGGCCAGTGCCAAGAAGAGGAGGCAGAACCTTTACAAGGAAGACCTCCAGCTGCAGATGGCTGAGAGGAATGCAGCAAAACAAAG AGAAAGGATCCAGGATATGAGCGTCAATGCATCCGGCTACCTGGATCCGGAGAAAGGCCCGGAGAGGTTAAAGCCCCTTGGAGGCACTGACTGGACACAGTATCGGTCAAGGTGGGACTCGAGGGTTCGGCCATATCACACGCTGTTCCTGTACGATGAAAACAA GCGGCCTCGTGCACCACCACCTGTAGTAGTACATGGTTCAATCTCACCATCGCCCACCGTAACAGTTCCGGTACGAGTAGTACCCCAAGCATCTTCTCCCGTCCGTAGAGTCATCTG GCAAGGGTCTCCCCGTACAGCTAGAGTCGATTATTCTCCCCGTCCCATGAGCTTGCCGTCATATAGTGAACCACGAGCAAGACCAAGGGAACCGATAGTTTCCAGTGAGAAGCCTAATTTGGGTACTCTTGATCCACCCCATCGGTTAAACTTCACAGCTCC GGTGCCAGCACCGGCTCCACTGAGCTACAGAGCCCCAATGGACAGTGGTTACGGCATCATGGCGGCCAGGGACATAAGTCTAG TCCCTCAGGTGCCACTAGTCCAGCCCCTACAACCTATACACTACCCAGACACCAGGCCGATCATCATACAACAACCTGCACCAGCCATTCCGTG GCAAGGTCCGAAATACAACCCTATCCAATTGG AGGTTCCAGTCAAGAGCTCAGCATTGCTC CCTGAGCCTAAATACAGAGCAGCCATAGACAAACCGCTGGATGATTTAAACGACAAG TTAGAAGAAGCTCGGCTGAAGATCAAACTGGAGAGGGACAACGAGGAACACAAGAGGAGATTGCAGCGAGAACTTGACGAGAATCAACGCCGTCTCCGAGATTCAGAAGCAGAG GCACGGCGTCGTCTCGAGGAACTACGTCTTGAGTCAGAGAACAGAAGGAGAGAGGCGGAAAGACAGCGCAGAGAATGGGAAAGACTAATGAGATTAAAGGAACTGGAGAGG cCGAGATCCATTCCAACAGTTGTGGTTAAACCAGGAA GTGGCAGGAACCGTCTCCTTGACGACATGGATCTGTACCGTCAGAAACTCAGAGAGGAGAGGCGTATGATCGAGGAGTTATTAATGAATAGAAGACCA ATTGAGCCTGGCAAACTTGATATTAAAGTTGTACGGAAGAATAAAGAAAG ACAAGTGGATATACCGCCTACACCCAAGACAGATGACAACGCTAATCCAGaaaatgtccatgtcttcaCAGATCTCAAGCACAGAG ACTATCGGTCCCGGAGGGAGTTTAGAAGCATCTTCCCGGAAGtgccgtacaccaacatgaagCTAGAGTGGCAACAAGGGGCGCTGCTCAAACAACAGGAAGAGGCCTTGCGTGCACTCAGAGGGGCTAAAACAG ATTCTGAGAAACAAGTAATcatgaagaaatatttctttaccCGCCCAGTCTGGATGGATCGGGAGATCACACCTTTCGCAAGAACACGg AAATATCGCGGTTGTGGCACTAGTGTGGACATAGAGAGTCGACTCGGGCGCATTGATGAAG TTTCAGATGGACTCCGATTCAGGGACCACAG ACCATCATCAGCTGACACTCTGAATGACGACACGTGGTTACGACCAAGCTCTGCGGATGTGTAA